One Microbacterium trichothecenolyticum DNA window includes the following coding sequences:
- a CDS encoding ABC transporter permease produces the protein MSTTSAEAVVDETARPTASTPDVPAPAVPQAARGRFSRALLLAGPPLAVLVVLVGGWYAVSVGLAASGKGFLLPMPHEMFTLGFFDPQVGADIWIALFRTTGVALTGLLIAMVIGIGWAIAMSLARWVERSTYAYAVMLQCIPILALVPLVGFWFGYEFLARVIVCVLIALFPMVSNTLFGLQSVDKSQRELFRLQKANKWTVLTKLTLPAALPSIFVGMRTSAGLAVIGAIVGDYFFRRGEPGIGSLISNYQSRLQSAELFAAILAACLLGVAIFAFFGWLSKVAVGRWYDSTI, from the coding sequence ATGAGCACCACCTCCGCAGAGGCCGTCGTCGACGAGACGGCCAGGCCCACGGCATCCACGCCCGACGTCCCCGCTCCCGCGGTACCGCAGGCGGCACGCGGTCGGTTCTCGCGCGCCCTGCTGCTCGCGGGCCCACCGCTCGCCGTGCTCGTGGTGCTCGTGGGCGGCTGGTACGCCGTCTCCGTCGGGCTGGCGGCATCCGGTAAGGGCTTCCTGCTGCCCATGCCCCACGAGATGTTCACGCTCGGCTTCTTCGACCCGCAGGTGGGCGCCGACATCTGGATCGCGCTGTTCCGCACCACGGGCGTCGCCCTCACCGGTCTGCTCATCGCCATGGTCATCGGCATCGGCTGGGCCATCGCCATGTCGCTCGCCCGCTGGGTCGAGCGCTCCACGTACGCGTACGCCGTGATGCTCCAGTGCATCCCGATCCTCGCCCTCGTGCCGCTGGTCGGCTTCTGGTTCGGCTACGAGTTCCTCGCCCGCGTGATCGTCTGCGTGCTCATCGCCCTGTTCCCGATGGTGTCGAACACGCTGTTCGGCCTGCAGTCGGTCGACAAGTCCCAGCGCGAGCTCTTCCGCCTGCAGAAGGCGAACAAGTGGACGGTGCTGACCAAGCTGACCCTTCCCGCGGCCCTGCCCTCGATCTTCGTCGGTATGCGCACCTCCGCCGGACTCGCGGTCATCGGCGCGATCGTCGGCGACTACTTCTTCCGCCGCGGTGAGCCGGGTATCGGCTCGCTCATCTCGAACTACCAGTCGCGCCTGCAAAGCGCCGAGCTCTTCGCCGCCATCCTCGCGGCCTGCCTGCTGGGCGTGGCGATCTTCGCCTTCTTCGGCTGGCTGTCGAAGGTGGCTGTGGGCCGCTGGTACGACAGCACCATCTGA
- a CDS encoding MFS transporter has product MPLTPDPSADEPSHVAAPRVAPTPVLLGTQMLFNIGFFAVVPFLALVLTGDFGLTAAAVGLILGVRTFAQQGMFLVGGVLADRFGARRTILTGCAVRVLGFATLAISLLPPTPQLAAFVAGTVLTGLGGALFSPGLNVLVADAEARRAPASSRSRASLFAWLSVSGELGAVVGPLVGAALLGWGFVVVAFAGAALFVLIGVFLAVALPRRTSSAREQGIHGRWWSLRDRRFLAFSALHAADLLAFNQLYLALPLQLARTDAGAGVVALMFAWVSILTLVLQLPMSRWCHRVGAARALRVGYGLSGAGFAVVASTTVLPLDDTVRIAAVFVAAGLVIVGHLTTNPTAQALVPLFAGTLPTGSFFGLLSTCGGVAVLVGNVVVGALLGWTAVPAVAWLVLAAPLVVAAVLAPSLAAGAGRASTTVR; this is encoded by the coding sequence GTGCCCCTCACCCCCGACCCGTCCGCCGACGAGCCGTCGCACGTCGCCGCGCCCCGGGTCGCCCCGACGCCGGTGCTGCTCGGGACGCAGATGCTGTTCAACATCGGCTTCTTCGCCGTGGTCCCCTTCCTCGCGCTCGTGCTCACCGGCGACTTCGGGCTCACGGCGGCGGCCGTCGGACTGATCCTGGGGGTGCGCACGTTCGCGCAGCAGGGTATGTTCCTCGTCGGCGGGGTGCTGGCCGATCGCTTCGGGGCACGCCGCACGATCCTCACCGGGTGCGCGGTGCGCGTGCTCGGCTTCGCGACCCTGGCGATCTCCCTGCTCCCTCCCACGCCGCAGCTCGCGGCGTTCGTGGCCGGCACCGTGCTCACGGGTCTGGGCGGCGCGCTCTTCTCGCCCGGGCTGAACGTGCTCGTCGCCGATGCCGAGGCGCGTCGCGCGCCGGCGAGCTCGCGTTCCCGCGCCTCGCTGTTCGCCTGGCTCAGCGTGAGCGGTGAGCTGGGGGCGGTGGTCGGTCCGCTCGTCGGCGCGGCGCTGTTGGGCTGGGGCTTCGTCGTCGTGGCGTTCGCGGGGGCCGCGCTCTTCGTACTCATCGGGGTGTTCCTGGCCGTGGCGCTGCCCCGGCGCACATCGTCGGCGCGCGAGCAGGGCATCCACGGGCGCTGGTGGTCGCTGCGCGACCGGCGGTTCCTGGCCTTCTCGGCGTTGCACGCCGCCGACCTGCTCGCCTTCAACCAGCTGTATCTCGCGTTGCCCCTGCAGCTCGCCCGCACCGATGCGGGCGCGGGCGTCGTGGCGCTGATGTTCGCCTGGGTCTCCATCCTCACCCTCGTCCTGCAGTTGCCGATGTCGCGATGGTGTCATCGCGTCGGCGCGGCGCGCGCACTGCGCGTCGGCTACGGGCTCTCGGGCGCCGGCTTCGCCGTCGTCGCGTCGACCACCGTGCTCCCCCTCGACGACACCGTCCGGATCGCCGCGGTGTTCGTGGCGGCGGGACTCGTGATCGTCGGTCATCTCACGACGAACCCCACCGCGCAGGCACTGGTGCCCCTGTTCGCGGGCACGCTGCCCACCGGGTCGTTCTTCGGGCTGTTGTCGACCTGCGGCGGTGTCGCCGTGCTCGTCGGCAACGTGGTGGTCGGCGCGCTGCTCGGCTGGACCGCCGTCCCCGCGGTGGCCTGGCTCGTGCTCGCGGCCCCCCTCGTCGTCGCCGCGGTCCTGGCGCCTTCGCTGGCTGCGGGTGCCGGCCGGGCATCGACGACCGTTCGGTGA
- a CDS encoding amidohydrolase family protein produces the protein MSAVPPVSIAALRGVRLPSGAVVDIALDGDEVLAVVPVGTPLPETVGETLDLDGYVVTAAGAEPHAHLDKSQSWDAIQPPFGDLERAIESWHAFAVTLDEDDTFERARSTALRMLASGITAVRTHVDLLRGEDALAGVRALVRLRDELSALMDIELVALGGPTVADDVFEAALDLGVDLVGGAPHLADDPLADLERLVALARRRDVGLDLHTDESLAGADTLAAYARAVTGWHRSRSAGHCVRLSMMPAADLAALAADIRAADIGVIALPITNLYLQGWGTDHATPRGIAPIGRLKAAGVRVAAGADNVRDPFNPVGRCDHLETASLLVSAGHLAPDDAVDAVTSGAREVMGLPFAGPVAGARADLVAVRAASLGETVAFASADRVVIHRGRLVSRTTVSTRTASPVRAAAPATTP, from the coding sequence GTGTCTGCCGTTCCACCGGTCTCGATCGCCGCCCTGCGCGGCGTGCGCCTGCCCTCGGGCGCGGTCGTCGACATCGCTCTCGACGGCGACGAGGTGCTCGCGGTGGTGCCGGTAGGCACGCCCCTGCCCGAGACCGTCGGTGAGACGCTCGACCTCGACGGCTACGTCGTCACCGCAGCGGGCGCCGAGCCGCACGCGCACCTCGACAAGTCCCAGTCCTGGGATGCCATCCAGCCGCCGTTCGGAGACCTCGAGCGCGCGATCGAGAGCTGGCACGCCTTCGCCGTGACGCTCGACGAAGACGACACGTTCGAGCGCGCCCGTTCCACGGCGCTGCGGATGCTGGCATCCGGGATCACCGCGGTGCGCACGCACGTCGACCTGCTCCGCGGCGAAGACGCCCTCGCGGGGGTTCGTGCACTCGTCCGCCTGCGCGACGAGCTCAGCGCCCTGATGGATATCGAGCTCGTCGCCCTTGGCGGGCCCACGGTTGCAGACGACGTCTTCGAGGCCGCTCTCGACCTCGGCGTCGACCTCGTCGGAGGCGCCCCCCACCTCGCCGACGACCCCCTCGCCGACCTCGAGCGCCTGGTCGCGCTCGCCCGCCGCCGCGACGTCGGCCTCGACCTGCACACCGACGAGAGCCTGGCCGGTGCCGACACTCTCGCCGCCTACGCCCGCGCCGTCACCGGCTGGCACCGCTCGCGCAGCGCGGGGCACTGCGTGCGCCTGAGCATGATGCCCGCCGCCGACCTCGCCGCCCTCGCCGCCGACATCCGCGCCGCCGACATCGGGGTCATCGCCCTGCCCATCACCAACCTCTACCTGCAGGGGTGGGGCACCGATCACGCGACACCGCGCGGGATCGCACCGATCGGCCGGCTCAAGGCCGCCGGAGTGCGCGTCGCCGCCGGTGCCGACAACGTGCGCGACCCCTTCAATCCCGTCGGGCGCTGCGATCACCTCGAGACCGCGTCGCTGCTCGTCAGCGCGGGACACCTTGCCCCCGACGACGCCGTGGATGCCGTGACCTCGGGCGCGCGCGAGGTGATGGGCCTGCCGTTCGCCGGCCCCGTCGCCGGTGCACGCGCCGATCTCGTCGCCGTGCGCGCCGCCTCGCTCGGCGAGACGGTCGCCTTCGCCTCGGCCGACCGCGTCGTGATCCACCGCGGCCGCCTCGTCAGCCGCACAACCGTCTCGACCCGTACCGCCTCCCCCGTCCGCGCCGCCGCACCCGCGACGACACCGTAA
- a CDS encoding pyridoxamine 5'-phosphate oxidase family protein: MHSAEQRAAAILAAQRFVVIGTADADGPWTAAAQYRLLPGSLYVESDRGSRHARAIAASGVASGVVYDSSASVADADGVQLAFRAREVDADPSAVREVLAVRLPRDAGVGDALEDEVAATLAIPTKRLYVLTVERAFVFDRDAWRTRGTDARIEIDAAEVWAALA, translated from the coding sequence ATGCACTCCGCCGAGCAGCGCGCGGCGGCGATCCTCGCGGCCCAGCGATTCGTCGTGATCGGCACGGCCGATGCCGACGGCCCGTGGACGGCGGCCGCGCAGTACCGGCTCCTGCCCGGCAGCCTGTACGTCGAGTCCGACAGGGGGTCGCGGCACGCGCGGGCGATCGCGGCGTCGGGGGTGGCATCCGGGGTCGTGTACGACTCCTCTGCATCGGTGGCCGATGCGGACGGGGTGCAGCTGGCCTTCCGTGCGCGGGAGGTGGATGCCGACCCGTCGGCCGTGCGGGAGGTTCTCGCCGTGCGCCTTCCCCGCGACGCGGGGGTGGGGGATGCTCTCGAGGACGAAGTCGCCGCGACGCTGGCCATTCCGACCAAACGCCTCTACGTGCTCACGGTCGAGCGGGCGTTCGTCTTCGATCGCGACGCATGGCGCACGCGGGGCACGGACGCGCGGATCGAGATCGACGCCGCGGAGGTGTGGGCAGCGCTGGCGTGA
- a CDS encoding ABC transporter ATP-binding protein: MTLASPAPTDVATSSTTLLDFRNVAMTFPNGTTALSGVDLTVERGEFVSVVGPSGCGKSTLLRIASGLETASEGTATVNTDRIGYVFQDATLLPWRDVQSNVELLAELNWQPKRVRTPKAQWAIDLVGLTGFEKHLPKQMSGGMKMRASLARSLTLDPELFLFDEPFGALDEITRERLNDELLKIFVEQKFGGLFITHSVSEAIYLSTKVVVMSGRPGHLVDTFEVPFDMPRDPEIRYTAEFGKLVGEVSHALREGHS; this comes from the coding sequence GTGACCTTGGCCTCTCCCGCTCCGACAGACGTCGCGACCTCGTCGACGACCCTGTTGGACTTCCGCAACGTCGCCATGACGTTCCCCAACGGCACCACCGCCCTCTCGGGCGTCGACCTCACCGTCGAGCGCGGCGAGTTCGTCAGCGTCGTCGGCCCCTCGGGCTGCGGCAAGTCGACGCTGCTGCGTATCGCCTCCGGTCTCGAGACCGCCAGCGAGGGCACTGCCACCGTCAACACCGACCGCATCGGCTACGTCTTCCAGGATGCCACTCTCCTGCCGTGGCGCGACGTGCAGTCCAACGTCGAACTGCTGGCCGAGCTCAACTGGCAGCCCAAGCGCGTGCGCACACCGAAGGCGCAATGGGCGATCGACCTCGTCGGCCTCACGGGTTTCGAGAAGCACCTGCCCAAGCAGATGTCGGGAGGCATGAAGATGCGCGCCTCGCTCGCGCGCTCGCTGACCCTCGACCCCGAGCTGTTCCTCTTCGACGAGCCCTTCGGCGCTCTCGACGAGATCACCCGCGAGCGTCTGAACGACGAGCTGCTGAAGATCTTCGTCGAGCAGAAGTTCGGTGGGCTCTTCATCACCCACTCGGTCTCCGAAGCCATCTACCTCTCCACCAAGGTCGTCGTGATGTCGGGACGACCCGGCCACCTCGTCGACACCTTCGAGGTCCCCTTCGACATGCCCCGCGACCCCGAGATCCGCTACACGGCGGAGTTCGGCAAGCTCGTCGGCGAGGTCTCCCACGCCCTCCGGGAAGGACACTCATGA
- a CDS encoding amidohydrolase family protein yields MSLLVTNARLITVPAGTDDPGYIERGYLLVRDGRIAAIGAGDPDPGVTADEILDVDGKFVAPGFVSSHSHLFTSGSRGLGVDQTLYGWCTSMFSVLNNASPDQIYWATLHGSLDFLANGVTTAYNFTDPLLPWEPMVEGKRADGGGTLRDHAWHTRQADGCYDAGLRFVDSIALDATVGTDEEIFARFEASLDHVLAMDPDIALGASIMGQVQWSTRPDAAEIEVAVMDRFGVTNQAHFLETYEAIEHQQTKFQLYKNAGALRPGMMFGHFIQTTPEIIQDAAAGGASMSWQPASNGRLASGIAHVPEMLDLGMKVGMGLDDQACTDVADPWQNMRMGMFMQRARTHDPLSMMPERVLRLHTLGGAEIMGVDDRVGSLEVGKFADFVVVDPRKPDVGPLWNPVRSYVLACGLRNLERVYVGGKLANDSGVSTNPLAVEASRVLHEELPALADEFGIIL; encoded by the coding sequence ATGTCGCTCCTGGTCACCAACGCCCGTCTGATCACCGTCCCCGCCGGGACCGACGACCCCGGCTACATCGAGCGCGGGTACCTGCTCGTGCGCGACGGCCGCATCGCCGCGATCGGCGCGGGCGACCCCGACCCGGGCGTCACCGCCGACGAGATCCTCGACGTCGACGGCAAGTTCGTCGCCCCCGGCTTCGTCTCGTCGCACAGCCACCTCTTCACGAGCGGCTCGCGCGGCCTCGGCGTCGACCAGACGCTCTACGGCTGGTGCACCTCGATGTTCAGCGTGCTCAACAACGCCTCGCCCGACCAGATCTACTGGGCGACGCTGCACGGCTCGCTCGACTTCCTCGCCAACGGCGTGACCACGGCCTACAACTTCACCGACCCGCTCCTGCCCTGGGAGCCGATGGTCGAGGGCAAGCGCGCCGACGGCGGCGGCACCCTGCGCGACCACGCCTGGCACACCCGCCAGGCCGACGGATGCTACGACGCGGGCCTCCGCTTCGTCGACTCGATCGCCCTGGACGCCACCGTCGGCACCGACGAGGAGATCTTCGCCCGCTTCGAGGCCTCCCTCGATCACGTGCTCGCGATGGACCCCGACATCGCCCTCGGCGCCTCGATCATGGGCCAGGTGCAGTGGTCGACGCGGCCCGACGCCGCCGAGATCGAGGTCGCGGTCATGGACCGCTTCGGCGTGACCAACCAGGCGCACTTCCTCGAGACGTACGAGGCGATCGAGCACCAGCAGACGAAGTTCCAGCTGTACAAGAACGCCGGGGCCCTTCGCCCGGGCATGATGTTCGGCCACTTCATCCAGACGACGCCCGAGATCATTCAGGATGCCGCCGCCGGCGGCGCCAGCATGTCGTGGCAGCCGGCGTCCAACGGGCGTCTCGCGTCGGGCATCGCCCACGTGCCCGAGATGCTCGATCTCGGCATGAAGGTCGGCATGGGCCTCGATGACCAGGCCTGCACCGACGTCGCCGACCCGTGGCAGAACATGCGCATGGGCATGTTCATGCAGCGCGCCCGCACCCACGACCCGCTGTCGATGATGCCCGAGCGCGTGCTGCGCCTGCACACCCTCGGGGGAGCGGAGATCATGGGCGTCGACGACCGCGTCGGCAGCCTCGAGGTGGGCAAGTTCGCCGACTTCGTGGTCGTCGACCCGCGCAAGCCCGACGTCGGACCGCTGTGGAACCCCGTCCGCAGCTACGTGCTGGCCTGCGGCCTGCGCAACCTCGAGCGGGTGTACGTCGGCGGCAAGCTCGCCAATGACAGTGGCGTCTCGACCAACCCGCTCGCCGTCGAGGCCTCGCGCGTGCTGCACGAGGAGCTGCCGGCGCTGGCGGATGAGTTCGGCATCATCCTCTGA
- a CDS encoding FAD-binding oxidoreductase, with translation MSDTATRILSLEDDLLDLLGPAAVSTEPRVRERASVDGAPMSPILAAQLPLGLADLVVFAASAEQIAIAVAAAARHGVPITVRGKGTGNYGQGIPMQGGLVIDTTRAKAIVEVGDGYITAEAGTPMVLLEQAAWAAGQALWMYPSTAQSTLGGFLSGGSGGTGSIEHGSNDRGFVAALDVVHADGSAEIHHVEGDEAQKYVHNYGTAGVIVRATVRLEPLRDWRGLWASFPDYAGTLSVLQTIGNLDPAPRLVSGDGPEISASLPADEAIPEGRSSLRAIIDASIVDEVTAIVEGAGGRVEAVREGPQASIRLSMLSYNHPIEWYQKSQPHEVFHLEVAGMPLSEDVEAVEAVFPGGKLHIESTKQHPIGMLAAPYVSEEDVYRGIAELNAIGVGVHNPHQWNVDFEVERTLDTARVTDPQGLLNPGKLNPEYNGARKGAIR, from the coding sequence ATGAGCGACACCGCCACCCGCATCCTCTCCCTCGAGGACGACCTGCTCGACCTGCTCGGCCCCGCCGCCGTCAGCACCGAACCGCGCGTGCGCGAACGCGCCAGCGTCGACGGTGCGCCCATGTCGCCGATCCTCGCCGCCCAGCTCCCGCTCGGCCTGGCCGACCTCGTCGTGTTCGCCGCCAGCGCCGAGCAGATCGCGATCGCGGTCGCCGCGGCCGCGCGTCACGGTGTTCCGATCACCGTCCGCGGCAAGGGCACCGGCAATTACGGCCAGGGCATCCCCATGCAGGGCGGGCTCGTCATCGACACCACGCGCGCCAAGGCCATCGTCGAGGTCGGCGACGGCTACATCACCGCCGAGGCCGGCACCCCCATGGTGCTGCTCGAACAGGCCGCGTGGGCCGCGGGACAGGCGCTGTGGATGTACCCCTCCACCGCCCAGTCCACGCTCGGCGGGTTCCTCTCCGGCGGCTCCGGCGGCACCGGCTCGATCGAGCACGGCTCCAACGACCGCGGCTTCGTCGCCGCTCTCGACGTCGTGCACGCCGACGGCAGCGCCGAGATCCACCACGTCGAGGGCGACGAGGCCCAGAAGTACGTGCACAACTACGGCACCGCGGGAGTCATCGTCCGCGCGACCGTGCGCCTCGAGCCGCTGCGCGACTGGCGCGGGCTCTGGGCCAGTTTCCCCGACTACGCCGGCACCCTGTCGGTGCTGCAGACCATCGGCAACCTCGACCCCGCCCCGCGCCTCGTGTCGGGCGACGGCCCCGAGATCTCGGCATCCCTGCCCGCCGATGAGGCCATCCCCGAGGGCCGGTCGAGCCTGCGCGCGATCATCGACGCATCGATCGTCGACGAGGTCACCGCGATCGTCGAAGGCGCCGGCGGCCGCGTCGAGGCCGTGCGCGAGGGTCCGCAGGCCAGCATCCGCCTGTCGATGCTGAGCTACAACCACCCCATCGAGTGGTACCAGAAGAGCCAGCCGCACGAGGTGTTCCACCTGGAGGTGGCCGGGATGCCGCTGAGCGAGGACGTCGAGGCCGTCGAGGCCGTGTTCCCCGGCGGGAAGCTGCACATCGAGTCGACGAAGCAGCACCCGATCGGCATGCTCGCCGCCCCCTACGTCAGCGAGGAAGACGTCTACCGTGGCATCGCCGAGCTCAACGCGATCGGCGTCGGCGTACACAACCCGCACCAGTGGAACGTCGACTTCGAGGTCGAGCGGACGCTCGACACCGCCCGCGTCACCGACCCGCAGGGGCTGCTGAACCCCGGCAAGCTCAACCCCGAGTACAACGGCGCACGCAAGGGCGCCATCCGATGA
- a CDS encoding creatininase family protein has protein sequence MSRLLAELSGPAAAEALTEDSILVLPTGAIEHHGPHLPLATDAIVAEASATAAVARAAAQGLDVWQLPTLSITKSDEHSWAPGTLWLTPETMMQTIVDIGRSILTTRARTLVFLNGHGGNVALLNVANRELRRRFGLRTFFMPAARVPSFDGTDGTPDEHGTGIHAGYGETSMIMHLRPELVDPAKFHATVPAHIGDFRHIGFNGKPVTFGWLSNDFGPTGVLGDPTGSNAEAGAQLFEDSVSFVVEALEEISRFDYTV, from the coding sequence ATGAGCCGCCTGCTCGCCGAGCTCAGCGGCCCCGCCGCCGCAGAGGCGCTCACCGAGGACTCGATCCTGGTCCTTCCCACCGGGGCGATCGAGCACCATGGTCCGCACCTGCCGCTGGCGACGGATGCCATCGTGGCCGAGGCGTCGGCGACGGCCGCCGTCGCGCGGGCCGCAGCGCAGGGCCTCGACGTGTGGCAGCTGCCGACGCTGTCGATCACGAAGTCGGACGAGCACTCCTGGGCACCGGGCACGCTGTGGCTGACCCCCGAGACGATGATGCAGACGATCGTCGACATCGGCCGCTCGATCCTCACCACCCGCGCCCGCACCCTCGTGTTCCTCAACGGCCACGGCGGCAACGTCGCGCTGTTGAACGTGGCGAACCGCGAGCTGCGGCGCCGGTTCGGCCTGCGCACGTTCTTCATGCCCGCAGCCCGCGTGCCCTCGTTCGACGGCACCGACGGCACCCCCGACGAGCACGGCACGGGCATCCACGCCGGCTACGGCGAGACGAGCATGATCATGCACCTGCGTCCCGAGCTCGTCGACCCCGCGAAATTCCACGCCACGGTGCCCGCGCACATCGGCGACTTCCGGCACATCGGCTTCAACGGCAAGCCCGTGACCTTCGGGTGGCTGTCGAACGACTTCGGCCCCACGGGCGTGCTGGGCGACCCGACCGGCTCGAACGCCGAGGCCGGCGCTCAGCTGTTCGAGGACAGCGTGTCGTTCGTCGTCGAGGCACTCGAGGAGATCAGCCGATTCGACTACACCGTGTGA
- a CDS encoding ABC transporter substrate-binding protein, which translates to MQRSTLLRATAVTGAIAIALTLTSCAGSAAEQSAPATDMPIGSVDLSADCPSTVVIQTDWNPEAEHGHLYEMIKDGYTIDANTKAVTGPLISDGEYTGVNLEIRAGGPAIGFQTVSAQMYQDDAITLGYVSTDEAIQLSGTTPTKAVFAPLDISPTMVMWDPATYPDVKTIQDVKPALEKNGGVWRYFDGSAYIEYLKSAGLASPSILDGSYDGTPSNFVAAGGKDMQQGFASAEPYVYQNEVSAWGKPVKFALIHDAGWQTYQSSMSVKAADFDKLTPCLSKLVPVLQKAGVAYFKDPKAANDLILKLVDEYATGWTYTQGVADYSDKTQVELGLVGNGPDSTYGNFDDSRFADFFTKASKVYTDLGTPPASGYTPADLYTNEFIDKSISF; encoded by the coding sequence ATGCAGCGCTCCACCCTTCTTCGCGCAACCGCCGTCACCGGCGCGATCGCGATCGCCCTCACCCTCACCTCCTGCGCCGGCAGCGCGGCAGAGCAGAGCGCCCCGGCCACCGACATGCCCATCGGCTCCGTCGACCTCTCGGCCGACTGCCCCTCGACCGTGGTGATCCAGACCGACTGGAACCCCGAGGCCGAGCACGGTCACCTCTACGAGATGATCAAGGACGGCTACACCATCGACGCCAACACCAAGGCCGTCACGGGCCCACTCATCTCGGACGGCGAGTACACCGGTGTGAACCTCGAGATCCGCGCCGGCGGCCCGGCCATCGGCTTCCAGACCGTTTCGGCGCAGATGTACCAGGACGACGCGATCACGCTCGGCTACGTCAGCACCGACGAGGCGATCCAGCTCTCGGGCACCACCCCGACGAAGGCCGTCTTCGCTCCGCTGGACATCAGCCCCACGATGGTCATGTGGGACCCGGCCACCTACCCCGACGTCAAGACGATCCAGGACGTCAAGCCGGCGCTGGAGAAGAACGGCGGCGTCTGGCGCTACTTCGACGGCTCCGCGTACATCGAGTACCTCAAGAGCGCGGGCCTGGCTTCGCCCTCGATCCTCGACGGCTCCTACGACGGCACGCCCTCGAACTTCGTCGCCGCCGGGGGCAAGGACATGCAGCAGGGCTTCGCGTCGGCTGAGCCGTACGTGTACCAGAACGAGGTCTCGGCCTGGGGCAAGCCCGTCAAGTTCGCCCTCATCCACGACGCCGGATGGCAGACCTACCAGTCGTCGATGTCGGTCAAGGCGGCCGACTTCGACAAGCTGACCCCCTGCCTCTCGAAGCTCGTGCCCGTGCTGCAGAAGGCCGGCGTCGCCTACTTCAAGGACCCGAAGGCCGCGAACGACCTCATCCTGAAGCTCGTCGACGAGTACGCCACCGGCTGGACCTACACGCAGGGCGTGGCCGACTACTCCGACAAGACCCAGGTCGAGCTCGGCCTCGTCGGAAACGGCCCCGACTCCACCTACGGCAACTTCGACGACAGCCGCTTCGCGGACTTCTTCACCAAGGCGAGCAAGGTCTACACCGACCTCGGCACACCGCCGGCGTCGGGCTACACCCCCGCCGACCTGTACACGAACGAGTTCATCGACAAGAGCATCTCGTTCTGA
- a CDS encoding alpha/beta hydrolase, with product MTVHPAITDPDVRAHLERLATRAGTIPSGATDADGDDAARIAELRANPSWVRLPDDDAIASIDLDAGGLALRLYRPRAGHRGTLVFAHGGGWVAGDLDNNDALCRALAAATGSQVLSVDYRLAPEHPFPAGLDDLERALHFAADGADGLVDPALLGVAGHSAGGNLAAALALRARDGRAPGIRVQVLLCPVLDAPDPDRSSYRAHTENLPLTAKGMQWYWGLYVQDAEGPAPVDAAPLRAPDLAGSAPAVIVAAAVDPLSDEAQEYAGRLSAVGVPVEFVRREGVPHLFLVFPSTPARDEVLAAIAPAVRRAFTEPREPRRLVTPSSVQETP from the coding sequence GTGACCGTCCACCCCGCCATCACCGACCCCGACGTGCGCGCGCACCTCGAACGACTCGCTACCCGGGCGGGCACGATCCCGTCGGGGGCGACGGATGCCGACGGCGACGACGCTGCGCGTATCGCCGAGCTGCGCGCCAACCCGTCATGGGTGCGTCTGCCCGACGACGACGCGATCGCGTCGATCGACCTGGATGCCGGCGGCCTGGCCCTGCGCCTGTACCGTCCCCGGGCGGGGCACCGCGGAACGCTCGTCTTCGCGCACGGGGGAGGGTGGGTGGCCGGCGACCTCGACAACAACGATGCCCTGTGCCGCGCGCTCGCCGCGGCGACGGGCAGCCAGGTGCTGAGCGTGGACTACCGGCTCGCGCCCGAGCATCCCTTCCCGGCGGGCCTCGACGACCTGGAGCGCGCGCTGCATTTCGCCGCCGACGGCGCGGACGGCCTCGTCGATCCGGCGCTGCTCGGGGTCGCCGGGCACAGCGCCGGGGGCAACCTCGCCGCGGCGCTCGCGCTGCGCGCCCGTGACGGCCGGGCTCCCGGCATCCGGGTCCAGGTGCTGTTGTGTCCCGTTCTCGACGCGCCCGACCCGGACCGCTCGAGCTATCGCGCCCACACCGAGAACCTGCCGCTGACCGCGAAGGGCATGCAGTGGTACTGGGGGCTGTACGTGCAGGATGCCGAGGGCCCGGCGCCCGTCGATGCCGCGCCGCTGCGCGCCCCCGACCTGGCCGGCTCCGCCCCGGCGGTGATCGTCGCGGCGGCCGTCGACCCCCTGTCCGACGAGGCGCAGGAGTACGCCGGGCGGCTCTCGGCGGTGGGTGTTCCCGTCGAGTTCGTGCGGCGCGAGGGCGTGCCGCACCTGTTCCTGGTGTTCCCCTCGACGCCCGCCCGCGACGAGGTGCTCGCCGCGATCGCCCCCGCCGTGCGGCGCGCATTCACCGAGCCGCGGGAGCCCCGTCGCCTCGTCACCCCGTCGAGTGTCCAAGAAACGCCGTAG